A region of the Chryseobacterium cucumeris genome:
GCTCAGACCTTAGATTTTAATACACTGAGAAGATTCAAATCAACAGCAAGAGCAGCAGGTACTCCTAATGGTGTAAATGCAGCCAGAATGGCTGGTAAAGGTACAAACAGTACAGTGAAACAGCTTGGGGTAATCGGTCTTGATGCTAATGGAAAAGAGATTTCCAGAACATATTATGTGGTTTCTCCATCATTTACAACAGGACACCAGGTTTCTACATCAACAACAGTTCAGGCTTCAGCGGGTACCAGAATCATTGGTACTTATGAAGAAGCATTGAATGGTGGGTATGATAACAATTATACTAATTATTGGTTATATATTAACGAAGCTAATGAGAGTAACTTCCAAGGTAAAAATGTTAAGTTAGTTAACTATAAACTTGATCAGGTTAAATCTTATAAGTTCGAGATCAGAGAAAATGCAGAACTTATTCCTGCTGGAACACACCAGTTATCTTCAGGAATTGGTTTCTACTATAAAGCGGAAAATGGAAATTTAGTACAGGCTAAACAAGGAGATGTTGTAGCCGTAACAAATGAAGAAGCTAACTTGTATTATGGTGAGCCAAGTAATATTACTTTGGCTGTAGATAAAACAGCTCCTAGTGTTTCAAGAACACTTGTTGTTTACGATCCATCAGTTACAAATTACATTGTTAGATTTGATCCAAAATGGAAAAAAGCGGACATTCAAGTTTATGATATGAGCGGTAAACTGGTAATCTCTAAAAAAGCGGTTGAAACATCCCGAGATTTTGTAATCGAGCTTGATGGCTCAGTTAAAAATTCATATGTTGTAAAAATCGTTTCTGATAAGGGAGAAACTGTTAATACTAAAATCTTAAAATAAACCACATGAAAACTATTAATAAACTAGTTCTGGCGTTTTTCCTGTTTGCTGTATCTTTAGCAAATGCCGCTCCACCACAACCAGCAATCCCGGGAGGAGGAGGAAACGGAGGAAATGGTACCGGGTCACCTGCCTCACCAATTGATATGTATGTATATGTACTTGGTATCGTAGCAATTGGATTTATTGTTTACTTTACAAAAAAGTACAAGAGCGTAAAAGCATAAAATTTTATTAAAATAATATTAAACTCTCTGATTAGTCAGGGAGTTTTTTTATTTTTACTATATGAAAAAAATTTATATGCTATCTGCAGTTTTAACTGCATTTGCTCTGCAGGCTCAATTTACTGTTACAATTCAGACTCCGGCAGATTTTAAAGATCAGGACGCTATTTTATATACATTAAACGGATCGAAAGATATTATTGTTACTAAAGAACAGAGTAAGAATAGTACGTGGACTTTTAAATATCCGGGCCATTATATGGGGATGATGAAAGTCTATTTCCCTGGCTCCAATAATACCGTAAGCTTTATTTCTGAAAATAAAAATGTCAACTTTAAACTGGATATTCAGAATAATAAAGTGAAGGATGTTATCTATCTGGATGAAGCCAATAATCTGATGAGTAAACAACAGGAGGGTTCACAAAAGAAAGAGCTTATTTTACCGGCTTTAGCACAGATTAAAGAATATTATAAAGATAATACCGACTTTGGAAAAGCGCTGAAAACAGAAATTGACAGGCTTTCCGGTGCATCAAGCTCTATTGATGCAGCGCAACACCCGTTTATTGCTTATTACAATACGAATTACAGCAAGTTTCTTTCCAACTCTCCTGATTCCGTGAAAAAAGTAGATCAGGAAGAAATAATCAACTTTCTGGACAAATCCGGTGATATGCTTGAAAGCTCATCATTATTAAGACCTTTGTTGGTAGCTTATCTGAATTCAGGAGGGAATACAAACGTTACGGCGTCTGTTGATAAGTTATTGGATCGTTTAAAAGTAGAAACTCCAAGAGGGCAGACTGTATTGTCAGAATTGATTGATATTTTTGATGTCTATCAGATGGATGAATATAAGAGTAAATATCTGTCTCTTGCCAAAAATCTTAAGTGTACCATTAACGATAGACTTGCTTCTACGTTGAAATCGAACGCCAATATTGAAATGGGGGCGGTTTTCCCTAATTATAAGTTCCAGTCACCTGTTAATACCACTGCCAAATCATTACACGATATTAAAGCAGATAAAAAGGTCGTTGTCTTCTGGTCGTCCACATGTTCACACTGCGAAAGTGAACTTCCGAAACTTCTGGAAAAATACAATGACCTGAAATCAAAAAATATCCAGATTGTAGGACTGTCTTTGGATGTGGATAAGAATTCATATACCCAAAAAATCGCTGCATTTCCCTGGGTGAATGATTCCGAATTGAGAGGATGGAACAGCAGTTACACAGATTTGTATAATATTCATGCAACTCCGACGTATTTTATTTTAGATGCTAACAATAAGATAATCAGCAAACCAGATCATGTTGGAGATGTTTTAGAATATTTTAAGGTAAAATAATTTTGGAGGTAAAGAAATATTTTCTATATTTGCACCACCAAAACGGCGAGGTAGCTCAGTTGGTTAGAGCGCAGGATTCATAACCCTGAGGTCACGGGTTCAATTCCCGTCTTCGCTACAATAAACCGCAAACATTACACCAATGATTGCGGTTTTTACTTTTAAAAGAATTAATACTTTACTCTTTAATTCTTTCAACTCAATTTTATTTTTAATAATTTAGGTCTTCTGATGGAGTATTAAGGGAATAATTATACTTTTCAGCGTTAGTACTGAGATCATTTATTCGTCTGACGTTATTATCTCTTTTATATTCGCCTTTTTGCTGTCTTTTTTTGATGATCTTATTGTCAGTAATAGGAAAATCCTTTGTTTCGCTGAATTATGGCTGTAATGGCCTGTATAAAAAGGAAAAGTATATTGCGTTTCCGGAAAATAGGATCATAGAAGTGGCCATCTTAAAAATAAAGAATAAAAAAACCGTCTTACGCATCTGTAAAACGGTTTTAATGTTTTTTAAAAGCTTATCAAACCTGATATCCGAGCAGCTTTCTGATCTGATAGAAGAATCTTTCAATCAGTCGCAGATCCTGTGTGACAATCTCTGCACTGCCTCTAAGCTCTTTATCGAATGTAAGTGTCTTGTTGTAGCTCGTTTTTAATCCTTTTGGCAAGATCACATCTACATAGTAGTTTCCTTTATCATCAGGAATTAGGGAGATGTTCTGTACTTTTCCTTCGATGATACCGTACTCCTGGAATCTGTAGTTATCCAGTTTAATCAGAACTTTTTCACCCGGAGTTATTTTTCCTGAGTTTGTTGTAGGTACGGACATTCTGCCAACCAACTGCTCTTTATTTTTAGGGAGAATAGAAAGGATGGGTTCACCTACCTTTACGAATTGATTCTCGCCGAAAAACTGCTGAAAACTGGCAACGCCGTCTGTGGATGAGATCACCAGATAGTTCAGCTCCCACTGTTTCAAAGATTTTCGCAGCTGTTCAAGAAGCTGCAGGGTTTGTGACGAATAGGTAATTCTGTCTTTTTCTGTGTTAATGGCAGTTCCGCTTTTGGTTTTATTCAGGTTGGAGATCCCTTCATCCATTTGTGATATGGAAATTTTAATATTCTCAAGATTTTGCTGAGCCTGAAGATATTTGATTTTTTCGTTTTCAAGTTCCATAGCAGAGATAACACCCTGATTAAATAGTTCCTGAGATCTGTTGAAATTTTTCTTAGTCAGATCATACTTTATAGATTCCAGGTTTTTCTGCTGTTTTAATGTGGCAATTCTTACTTTATATTCTGAAATACTCTGATTGGCCGCCAGATTTTCGGGAGCGTATGGCTGTAATCTTGTAAAAAGGGCTTCGTCCTGAAATGCTTTTGCAAAACTGTTGTACTCACCCTGTAATTCACCGAGCTTAAATCTTGAAGCCTGGGCAATAGGGAAGGAGTATAATTGATCGGGAGTGATGGAGTCTACCAGTTTTTTAAGCTCTAAAATATCCTTATAGTTGGCTGCAGACTGCATCACCATCAGAACATCATTCTTTTTAACTTCCTGGTGGTCTTTTATGAATATTTTTTCAATTTTAGAGCTGGTTCGTGCTTCTATTTTCTCAGGAGGGTTCTGAGAAGTCACAATAATAGGAGCCGGTACAAATTCGGGATATTTTATAATGTAGCTCATTAAGAGAATCAATAGCAGGATAATAAATATCACCGTATTTCCCCAGCGGATCATCCAATGCGGCGGCTGGGTAAGAATATCCTGTACGCTTTCTGAGCGGAGTTCAATATTGTCTAAAACGTCTTCTTTCATTGTTATGTAGTAAAATTTCCCCCAATATTTCAGGGGGAATATAATTTAAATAATTGGGCAGTTCCCGTCATACCATGATGGTGGCGAAGTGTCTGCATCCGGCGGGCATTCAAAGTGCTTTATGCGGCATGGTACCCAGCTGCCTAGACACCAGGATCCACAGCAGTTGTTGTCCGGAATAATAACACCTCCGCTGACAAATGTCAAATCTTTTCTCGAAAGTTTTTTAAGATTTTTCATGATTACTATTATTTTTTATTTTTCCTACTCTGTAAGCTTTTCGGATTCCGCTATATGGTGGCTTTATCTTGGTTAATTTCCTAATTCAAGCTGGTTTCTTACCAATCTGTAATATTCTCCTCTTAAGTCTACCAGCTCAGCATGGCTTCCTTCTTCTACCACTCTTCCCTGATCCAGTACAATGATTTTGTCTGCATGTCTTACTGTGGAAAGTCTATGGGCAATCACCACTGCTGTTTTGCCTTTGAAGAACTGCTCAAGGTTTTCCATGATCACTTTTTCATTATTGGCATCCAGTGCAGAGGTAGCTTCATCAAATAAAATATATTCAGGAGCTTTATAAACAGCTCTTGCAATGAAAAGTCTCTGTTTCTGACCACCACTTACTCCAACGCCCTCATTTCCGATTTTGGTGTTATAGCTTAATGGAAGACTTTCAATAAAATCTTTGATATTGGCTATTTCTACAGCACGTCTCAGCTTTTGTTTATCTATATGATCTTCACCAACAGCAATATTGTTGGCAATGGTGTCATTGAATACATATCCTTCCTGCATGACAACACCGCAATGATCCCTCCAGTATCTCGGAGAAATATTTTTCATATTGGTATTTCCGATTCTGATTTCACCCTGATCAGGATCATAAAACTTCATCAGCAGTTTCAAT
Encoded here:
- a CDS encoding TlpA family protein disulfide reductase produces the protein MKKIYMLSAVLTAFALQAQFTVTIQTPADFKDQDAILYTLNGSKDIIVTKEQSKNSTWTFKYPGHYMGMMKVYFPGSNNTVSFISENKNVNFKLDIQNNKVKDVIYLDEANNLMSKQQEGSQKKELILPALAQIKEYYKDNTDFGKALKTEIDRLSGASSSIDAAQHPFIAYYNTNYSKFLSNSPDSVKKVDQEEIINFLDKSGDMLESSSLLRPLLVAYLNSGGNTNVTASVDKLLDRLKVETPRGQTVLSELIDIFDVYQMDEYKSKYLSLAKNLKCTINDRLASTLKSNANIEMGAVFPNYKFQSPVNTTAKSLHDIKADKKVVVFWSSTCSHCESELPKLLEKYNDLKSKNIQIVGLSLDVDKNSYTQKIAAFPWVNDSELRGWNSSYTDLYNIHATPTYFILDANNKIISKPDHVGDVLEYFKVK
- a CDS encoding HlyD family secretion protein, whose product is MKEDVLDNIELRSESVQDILTQPPHWMIRWGNTVIFIILLLILLMSYIIKYPEFVPAPIIVTSQNPPEKIEARTSSKIEKIFIKDHQEVKKNDVLMVMQSAANYKDILELKKLVDSITPDQLYSFPIAQASRFKLGELQGEYNSFAKAFQDEALFTRLQPYAPENLAANQSISEYKVRIATLKQQKNLESIKYDLTKKNFNRSQELFNQGVISAMELENEKIKYLQAQQNLENIKISISQMDEGISNLNKTKSGTAINTEKDRITYSSQTLQLLEQLRKSLKQWELNYLVISSTDGVASFQQFFGENQFVKVGEPILSILPKNKEQLVGRMSVPTTNSGKITPGEKVLIKLDNYRFQEYGIIEGKVQNISLIPDDKGNYYVDVILPKGLKTSYNKTLTFDKELRGSAEIVTQDLRLIERFFYQIRKLLGYQV
- a CDS encoding signal peptidase, with translation MKTINKLVLAFFLFAVSLANAAPPQPAIPGGGGNGGNGTGSPASPIDMYVYVLGIVAIGFIVYFTKKYKSVKA